A window of bacterium contains these coding sequences:
- a CDS encoding HAMP domain-containing sensor histidine kinase, which produces YEVEKKARIELEELDKAKDQFILTTQHHLRTPLTIVKGFIELSLDEKEANQNVKTYLGKADDAVERMSGLINDLLSVSQVEIGKVKPQPVVLREVIEEMRSELSPAIEGKGISFVITFSPEAGNIKIAADRKIIKAALYNLIDNAVKYTSKGGVTVHGEIFKPVEGDIPFLKVDITDTGIGIDQKDLPLIFNRFFERGAEAQKVNLAGKGIGLALSKRIIESHGGMVSVSSPGKEKGSTFTVKFPVIVG; this is translated from the coding sequence TACGAAGTGGAAAAGAAAGCGAGAATCGAACTTGAAGAATTGGACAAAGCCAAAGACCAGTTTATCCTCACCACCCAGCACCACCTCCGCACTCCGCTCACAATTGTCAAAGGATTCATTGAACTGTCGTTGGATGAGAAAGAGGCCAATCAAAACGTCAAAACATATCTTGGTAAGGCTGACGATGCCGTGGAAAGAATGTCCGGCCTCATTAACGACCTTCTGAGCGTGTCCCAGGTTGAGATAGGGAAAGTAAAGCCCCAGCCTGTTGTGTTGCGCGAAGTGATTGAAGAAATGCGCTCCGAGCTCTCGCCGGCAATTGAAGGAAAGGGTATTTCCTTTGTCATCACATTTTCTCCCGAAGCGGGAAACATCAAAATTGCCGCCGATAGGAAAATTATTAAAGCCGCCCTATATAACCTGATTGATAATGCCGTCAAATATACAAGTAAGGGCGGGGTGACCGTGCACGGAGAGATTTTCAAACCTGTCGAAGGCGATATACCATTTCTTAAAGTAGATATTACCGACACGGGAATCGGAATTGACCAAAAAGATTTACCGCTCATATTTAACCGATTTTTTGAACGTGGCGCAGAGGCGCAAAAAGTTAATCTTGCGGGCAAGGGAATCGGGCTCGCTTTGTCAAAGAGGATTATCGAGTCACATGGAGGTATGGTCTCAGTCAGTTCGCCGGGGAAAGAGAAAGGCTCGACTTTTACGGTCAAGTTCCCGGTTATTGTGGGATAG
- a CDS encoding response regulator codes for MSPEEKKKYKVFLIEDEPAIVDLYRSAFEREGFEIESVYTGKDALSQIEAFKDGREERPDVIVADILLPDVSGLEILKEIRRSKEFDSVPVIMLTNYGTREIKETIQDTPNARHVLKMDTSPVLFVKEVWGIVQTKTA; via the coding sequence ATGTCACCTGAAGAGAAAAAGAAATATAAGGTGTTTCTTATTGAAGACGAGCCTGCAATCGTTGACCTCTACCGGAGTGCGTTTGAGCGCGAGGGGTTTGAGATTGAAAGTGTGTACACCGGAAAAGACGCCCTCTCTCAAATAGAAGCATTCAAGGACGGGAGAGAAGAGCGACCCGATGTTATTGTTGCCGACATTCTTTTGCCGGACGTCTCCGGTCTTGAGATTTTAAAAGAAATCCGACGCAGCAAAGAATTTGATTCCGTTCCGGTTATTATGCTCACAAATTATGGAACCCGAGAAATCAAGGAAACGATTCAAGATACTCCAAACGCCCGACACGTTCTTAAAATGGACACGAGCCCCGTTCTTTTCGTCAAAGAAGTCTGGGGAATAGTTCAAACAAAAACGGCCTAA
- the smpB gene encoding SsrA-binding protein SmpB: protein MLIENKKAGFNYEILEKIPAGIELFGFEVKSIRNRSGSIEGAHVTVRGGEAYLIGAHIPAFQPKNTPADYNPERNRRLLLTKKEIDNVSSFESKKGLTIVPISMYNLGRKVKVDIAIVRGKKKFDKRESIKKKDIERDIKRSLKIR from the coding sequence ATGCTTATCGAAAACAAAAAAGCGGGCTTTAACTATGAAATTTTGGAAAAAATACCGGCAGGTATCGAGCTTTTCGGTTTTGAAGTCAAGTCCATACGCAACCGTTCCGGCTCCATTGAAGGAGCACATGTAACGGTAAGAGGAGGAGAAGCCTATCTCATTGGCGCGCACATCCCCGCTTTTCAGCCAAAAAACACTCCTGCCGATTACAACCCCGAACGCAATCGCCGATTGCTTCTCACGAAGAAAGAAATAGATAATGTATCCTCATTCGAATCAAAAAAAGGGTTGACAATAGTGCCAATTTCGATGTATAATTTGGGGAGGAAAGTCAAGGTTGATATTGCCATCGTCCGCGGAAAGAAAAAATTCGACAAGCGCGAAAGTATAAAAAAGAAAGACATTGAACGCGATATTAAGCGCTCCTTGAAAATTCGTTAA
- the ftsH gene encoding ATP-dependent zinc metalloprotease FtsH — translation MVNEEKPKKNIQIIVKQNRGKKGGTGPFWANVGSTLLIFLTLLTLYSLLWENIPKTQTVPLSLIAQDLTQGLVKSISVEGEKLSVEYVNGDVKESKKEDGTALTETLANYGVSADALKSVTIDIKGNTGFGFWFVTLLPIILPILLILFFLWFMTRQVKGAGMQAFTFGQSKARLISPDDKKQRVMFKDVAGAKEAKEELAEIVDFLKNPKKFFDIGAQIPRGILLMGAPGTGKTLLARAVAGEAGVAFFSISGSEFVEMFVGVGASRVRDLFKLAKQMAPAIVFIDEIDAVGRVRGTGVGGGNDEREQTLNQILVEMDGFEQTEKVVVMAATNRPDVLDPALLRPGRFDRRVTIDLPDRRDREEILKIHADRKPLAEDVAFPVIAERTPGFSGADLQSLMNEAAILAARENRKKVSQFDLIRSIEKVMLGPERRSHILSIKEKEITAYHEGGHAIVASILPDSDPVHKISIISRGRAAGYTLKLPFEDRRFQSRKEFLDDIAVSLGGYVAEQMIFGDLTTGSSNDLQVASALARDMVTKYGMSEAFGPIAFENQGGRSIFGHTFDEHDYSEEVSARIDKEVGKIMSEAFKKAQDLIQTHRSVLEAIAKRLIEVETIEREEFENILIANGITPKKKAGI, via the coding sequence ATGGTAAACGAAGAAAAACCAAAGAAAAACATACAAATTATCGTCAAACAAAACCGCGGCAAAAAGGGCGGCACGGGGCCATTTTGGGCCAATGTCGGAAGCACGCTTCTTATTTTTCTTACGCTCCTCACTCTCTACTCTCTTTTGTGGGAGAATATTCCCAAAACGCAGACAGTTCCTCTTTCGCTCATTGCCCAGGACCTCACTCAAGGCCTTGTTAAGTCAATTTCCGTTGAGGGTGAAAAACTGAGCGTTGAATATGTTAATGGAGACGTCAAAGAATCAAAAAAAGAGGATGGAACCGCTCTGACCGAAACGTTGGCAAACTACGGTGTCTCCGCCGATGCATTAAAAAGTGTGACAATCGATATCAAAGGAAACACGGGCTTCGGTTTCTGGTTTGTTACACTTCTGCCGATTATCCTTCCTATACTGCTCATACTTTTCTTTTTGTGGTTCATGACAAGGCAGGTGAAAGGGGCGGGGATGCAGGCGTTTACGTTCGGGCAATCAAAAGCGCGTCTTATTTCCCCCGATGACAAAAAACAGCGGGTGATGTTTAAAGATGTCGCCGGTGCAAAAGAGGCGAAAGAAGAACTCGCGGAGATTGTCGACTTTTTGAAAAATCCGAAAAAGTTTTTTGATATCGGAGCGCAAATTCCGCGTGGCATCCTTCTTATGGGTGCACCCGGAACAGGGAAGACATTGCTTGCCCGAGCGGTTGCCGGAGAAGCGGGTGTCGCATTCTTTTCCATTTCCGGTTCGGAATTCGTGGAAATGTTTGTCGGAGTCGGTGCGTCTCGGGTTCGTGATTTATTTAAATTGGCAAAGCAAATGGCGCCGGCAATTGTTTTTATTGATGAAATCGATGCTGTTGGGCGTGTCCGTGGAACGGGGGTGGGGGGAGGAAACGATGAGCGTGAACAAACACTCAATCAAATTCTTGTTGAAATGGACGGCTTTGAACAGACGGAAAAAGTCGTTGTTATGGCGGCAACCAACCGTCCCGACGTGCTTGACCCCGCACTCTTGCGCCCCGGACGTTTTGACCGCCGGGTGACAATAGACCTTCCGGACCGCAGAGACAGGGAAGAAATATTGAAAATTCATGCTGACCGAAAACCGCTTGCAGAAGACGTTGCTTTCCCGGTAATCGCCGAACGCACTCCGGGCTTTTCCGGAGCGGATTTGCAATCCCTTATGAACGAAGCGGCAATATTGGCGGCCCGCGAAAACCGCAAAAAGGTCTCCCAATTTGATTTGATTCGTTCTATTGAAAAAGTGATGCTTGGGCCTGAGCGCAGAAGCCATATCCTTTCGATAAAAGAAAAAGAAATTACCGCATACCACGAAGGCGGTCACGCTATTGTCGCTTCAATTCTTCCCGACTCTGATCCCGTTCACAAAATTTCCATTATCTCCCGCGGACGTGCGGCAGGGTACACGCTCAAACTTCCTTTTGAAGACCGCCGTTTCCAGTCGAGAAAAGAATTTCTCGATGATATTGCCGTTTCTCTTGGGGGATATGTCGCAGAACAAATGATTTTCGGCGATTTGACAACAGGTTCTTCAAACGACCTTCAGGTGGCGTCCGCTTTGGCGCGTGACATGGTTACCAAATACGGAATGTCGGAGGCATTTGGTCCCATCGCTTTTGAAAATCAAGGAGGCAGGTCAATATTCGGGCATACGTTTGATGAACATGATTATTCCGAAGAAGTGAGCGCGCGTATCGACAAAGAAGTCGGAAAAATAATGAGCGAAGCATTTAAGAAAGCCCAAGATTTGATTCAAACGCACCGGTCCGTACTTGAAGCGATAGCAAAACGTCTCATTGAAGTTGAAACCATTGAACGCGAAGAATTTGAAAACATCCTCATTGCAAACGGTATTACTCCGAAAAAGAAGGCAGGGATATAG